In a genomic window of bacterium:
- a CDS encoding HDIG domain-containing protein produces MTRSEALELLHEFTQSESLRKHAYAVEAAMRAYARKLGEDEELWGVVGLLHDFDYERYPTLGDHPLKGAEILRERGVSEEIVLACLAHYPPTGVPRDTPLRRAILAVDELAGFIIAVALVRPSKQLADVEVKSVRKKMKDKAFAAAVSREDIQQGADEMGVTLDEHIATVLAGMKPVAETLGL; encoded by the coding sequence ATGACCCGTTCGGAAGCCCTGGAGCTGCTCCACGAGTTCACACAGAGCGAGAGCCTGCGCAAGCACGCGTATGCCGTCGAAGCGGCGATGCGGGCCTATGCGCGGAAGCTGGGGGAGGATGAGGAGCTGTGGGGCGTGGTCGGGCTGCTGCACGACTTCGACTATGAGCGCTATCCCACGCTGGGCGACCACCCCCTCAAGGGCGCGGAGATCCTGCGTGAGCGCGGCGTGTCCGAGGAGATCGTGCTCGCCTGCCTGGCGCACTACCCACCGACAGGCGTGCCGCGCGACACGCCGCTGCGCCGGGCGATCCTCGCCGTGGATGAGTTGGCGGGCTTCATCATCGCCGTGGCGCTGGTGCGCCCGAGCAAGCAGTTGGCCGATGTCGAGGTGAAGTCCGTCCGCAAGAAGATGAAGGACAAGGCGTTCGCGGCGGCGGTCAGTCGCGAGGACATTCAGCAGGGCGCCGACGAGATGGGCGTCACGCTGGATGAGCACATCGCGACCGTGCTGGCGGGCATGAAGCCCGTGGCGGAGACGCTGGGGCTATGA